The nucleotide window AGTGCTAAGCTTCGTAAAGTCTGCAACGCCAAAGGAGCCTGGCTGTTTGAGACCTTCACTTGGTAGCGGCCTCGAGATAGACCGACATTACGCGAATCTTTTGTTGCGTGGATCCCCTGCGCGGCCAATGCTTTGAGTACCTGATCCGCTTGCTCTTCGCTGAGGCGACTCTCTATTACCGTTTCACACGCCAAACAAAAAAAACAAAGGATCGCTACGAAGTAAACTGTTTTCACTCAATCAACCCTGAATGTAAAAGTGGCACCCATTCGAGGTGAAGAAAAACTAGGGAACTTTACTTTACGAACCTGCGCAACAACGCAGGACTTAAAACTTGCGCTACCTGCATGGACACTTGCACCAAGCACGCGTCCACTACCCTCAATCGCAAGGTCGATCCGCACCGCGCCAGGACGGCTTGCACTGCGAAGCTCGGCTCCCACACAGTTACTTAACGACCTCATGCTACGATTCATAACAGAGGCTATCTGCTCGGAGCTCAGCGTGGCGATGTCGTTTCCGCCGCTAACATCACCGAGATCCACCGCTTGGTTCATGGCATCTTCGTAGGACAAATCACCACTCCCACCGCTCTTGTTTTTGGCACTTCGGCCGCGTTTGCCGCGGGGTGCATTAAGAATACCCGCTTGTCCTTCAAGCTGTATTTCGCCTCGTTCGTATAAACCCGCAAGATCGGGATCACTTTGATCTGAATCCGCGCTTTCACGCGTCATCACATAACCTGCTACGCCTAAACCCAGCGCTCCGATAATTCCGAGTCCCACCACGATTTTAAATAAGTTACCGGCTCGTTCCATGCGCTCAGAACGCTCCAAAGCCGTTTTCTGCGTCTGGTGTTGGATATTGATCTGGTATTGCTTAAAAAAGCGGAGAAAAGTGGCGAATCACCCAACGTTGACTGCTCGCGAGTATCGATGTTGGTAAGGCCATGTTCTGCTCGCGCACTGCCATCCATGACCATGTGCACCAGATCTCTGCCAGAAAAAGGTCCGTGATCCAAACCATCTTTCATTAGCATCCAGCGAGGCGCATCGTTTTTATCATTGCGCTAGTTGTTCTTGAAGATTCGGCGTGGGGTTTGAAGACATTGTTCTTTGCGTTATCTGTCATAGACACTGATACTGGTTTGCTTATGGCATGTTAGATCCATAAGTGTAGCGAAGCTCTATGAGCTTGGCCAAGTTCAGCACGGAGGAGAAAGTAGCACCTTTGCCTACCCCTTAGAAGACACATTGTCTGCTACAAAGGCAGCAAGCTCCACCCAAAATTCCTGCCAATTGGGCGGGCAATCGTTGTGATCCGCATCGTAGGCAATTAGTTTTCCCTTTTTCACGCAGCGCTTGAGTCGCTGTGCATGACTAAACGGTATCAGCTTGTCTTTGGTCCCATGAACAATCAAAACCGGAAGATCCAAAGATTCCAAGCGGGTTTGATTATCAAAACGATCTAAAACAAGCCATGACGGGACCAAGAACTTACGTACAACATTCGGAATGCTTGTAAAGGTCGACTGCACAACCATGGCCGCAGGAGGCACTACCTCCGCCAAAGCACAAACCACACCACCGCCAAGCGAACGACCATGAAAAAGAATCCGAGAAGCATCGATACGCGGGTCTTTCTTTAATTTTTCTAGAAAATAAACCATGTCCGAAAGGATATTGGCTTCGGTTGCTTTTCCAGTGCTTCGCCCGTAACCCCGGTATTCCGGCAAAAACAAGTGAAAGCCGTTGTTTCGATACCAGTCCAACGGCTCGAGCCATTGATCGATCAACTCGGCATTGCCGTGAGCGAACACGACGAGAGGCAATTTTTCTTCCGCACGGTGATGACATGGGGCAAACCATGCCTCAACACTGAGCTGCCCCTCTTCTCGGTACCAACGTTCAACATCGTATCCCGGATCAGGTCGTTGCTCTTTTGCAGGAGCAAGATGCTTTGGAAAAATAAAAGTACGTTGCCAACCCAGTAGTTTAGCCGCTACATCGTGCCCAAACATAACTAGTTGTCTTTTGCTTTCCTTTGAAAGGTTAAACTTGTCCTTGTAGTCCTTGGCGCATTGGTTACCGGAGCGCGAAAATGGCCGGAAACGATTTGCTTCTCGAAACATCGTGTGACTTCCTGAGGCAGGCTAGACGATCGAACATCCGCTCGCGTCACGCGTCCGGTTTCCATAATGGTCGCTTCCACACTAAGCGTAACCGTCGCTGTCGCTTGTTTTGCAATGTCCGAAGAGACACAACTGCTGGCAGCAGCAACAAGCTGCTTGAGCTCTTTCTCATAGTCACGCTCTTCAGTCTTCTCGGATGATTTTTCCTCAGCCTCGTCTTCGGAAAAATCAAAATGAGGAGCTTTCCCTGGCTGACTTTCCTCACCACTGCGCCTGGGAGACGAAGATGAAGAATGCTTTTTCGGCTGCTTCGGCTGGGCCGCTCTATACGGCTCAGCTCTTTTTACACCCCGGCTTACCTCGACAACACTTTGCTCAACCTGCAAATCCTCTGAGTCACCACAAGCAACCAACAAAACAGCACAGCACCCCATACAAACAAAGTTCATGGTTCACACTTTCTTCGCGACTTCGATCTTCAACGAAAGGTCACCAAAGGCTAAGCCGTTTAATGATTCGATTACGCTATCGCTCAGACTCGCAGGTAGTTCGATAAAACTATAGCGATCGCGGAGCTTAATTTGTAGCTTTTCAGCGGCCGGAAGATCAACATGCTCTTTCAGTAGAGTGAGCACCTTTTTGACATCAAAACCGTCTCGCTTCCCAACATTTAGGTAGAGCAAGGTGTTCTGCTCATCGTGAACATGAACAACCTTAGGAGACTCTCGCCTCTTTACTTCATCACTATTCCGGTTGTGTTCTTTTTTCCCCGACGTCGCATTTTCTCTTTGACGCACGTTTGGATTGCTCTCCTGCGCCTCTTTGCTGGGAGCGGCAACTCGCTCAATCCTTGAGCCACGCGCCATTTCATCGACATCCTGCTCCATACCGCCAAACAAAGAAGCGACCATGGCAGAAACATAACGGAGAGATTCAGGATGATTAAGAATACGACTGGCTACCGCTCTATCAATTTCCTTGATCGGTACTTGAGTGAGTGCATCAACCAAATCGAGACGATCAAGTTCTTTTCGAGTTTTCCACTCGCGTTGCGTGGGCAAACTTCGTTCAACGGGAAATATTTTGTACTGCAACCTCAGATAGTAAAGATGTCCAATGTCGGTTGGCCCGATCAATGACAGCGCCGCACCCGTCCGACCTGCCCGGCCAGTACGTCCTGCACGATGAACATACTGCTCTGTTGATTCTGGGAAGTTGTAGTTAATAACATGCGTGATATGCGAAATATCAATGCCGCGAGCGGCAACGTCTGTTGCAACCAAAAACCTGAGTTCGCCGGTGCGGCTTTTCCCAAGCACCGCTTCCCGATCACGCTGAGGCAAATCGCCGTTGATCCAGTCAGCATTGAAACCAAGGCGTTGAAGTTCCTTAGCAACTTGCTCAGTCTCTGCCTTGGTCTTACAAAAAATGATTGCGGTATCTGGATTTTCGACTTCCAGCAATGACACCAAATCAGCCGTTCTATTTTTGCCGCTGATAAGATACACAAAATGAGAAACGCTCTTGGCCCCAACTTCGTCGCTTGAAAGAGCAAGCACCATAGGTTCATGGAGAAAACGGTCTGCCACCCGCCGTATCGCTGAATCAATCGTTGCTGAAAAAAGAAGTGTTTGTCGCTCCTTGGGAAGCTTACTAATGATCTCTGTAAGATCCTCGATGAATCCATCGAAAGCATTTCATCGGCTTCATCGAGCACTAAAACCCTTAGCCTTGAAACCTCCAGGGTGCCCTGCTTTAAATGGTCAAGGATGCGTCCGGGCGTACCCGAAACAACTTGAATCCCTTCGGCCAAAGCGCGTACTTGCGTCTCCATGCTCGCCCCGCCGTAAACGGCAAGGGCTTTAATCCCTGAATAATTGGAAAGACGGGAGATTTCATTGGCGCTTTGTACAGCCAGTTCCCGCGTTGTAGCGAGTACAAGCGCCTGCACCGGCCCATTTTCCTCTACTAGTCGATCGACAATCGGAATACCAAAAGCAGCTGTCTTCCCTGTTCCGGTCTGTGCTTGAACAATGAGATCTCTTTTTTGAATGGCGGGCTCGTAACTTGCAGCCTGGACTGGGGTTGGAGTGTCAAACCCCATATCCGCCAGCGCCTTTTGCGTGGATTCCTTTAGATTAAGTGTTTCAAAACCTGTTGGTTTTTGTTCGTTCACGGGGCCTCAGTCGATGTGGATGGAGCATGGTCTGCCACCTGCTGAGTTGCATCTTTTGTTAAGAAAATCTGCGGAATTAGAGATATAAACGCCACCGTTACTACGTAAACAACAAGAATCCAATACACAATCAGACCAGCACGTCTGCCGATCCGACCGGATGATTCAAGAGAGCTTGATTGCGGTTGTGTCATTCGAGGAAGATTCATTCGCCTTTGTTTTCTTTCACCTCTACGTCCTTAACAAGCTTATACCCTACGCCATGAACGGTCAGCAGAAAACTAGGCCGATCTGGACAAGGTTCCAGCTTTTTACGCAATTTAACGATGCAATTGTCGACTGTGCGGTTATTGGGGCCAGCGTGTATTCCCCATACTTTTTCAAGAATTTCGTCGCGACTCAAGGGTTCACCCCGAAATTGCTCTAACAGCGCTAAAAGCGAAGCTTCATAATAGGAAAGGTGTTCAATGTCATCTCCACGCGTAAGCGTGTGCGCTTGCGGATCGATCAGGACATCCCCAATTACAATTTCATGAATCGCGTCGACCCGCCCCTGAACCCGACGCATTATCGCCCGAATGCGTGCCACAAGTTCGCCAATTGAAAACGGCTTAGTCACGTAGTCATCCGCGCCGGCGTCGAGTCCACGGATTTTGTCAATCTCATCACTGCGTGCTGTGAGCATAACAATCGGCACAGTATGATCAATTGCTCTAATCTTTTCACACACCATGAAACCATTAATGTCTGGCAACATAAGATCTAAAATAACGCAGTCCGGCCGAGAGCGTGTCGCTTCAGAGACTCCCTCTTGACCCGTCTTAGCATGAACGACTTGATAGCCCTCAAACTGCAGCGAGTCGCATAAACCAAGAGCTAGCGAAGGGTCATCCTCGACCAATAAAACTTTTGCCTTTGCTTGGGACTGCTTAGTTACCGTCATAAATTACCACGCCATCAGTGCCATTCTTGCGCGTCTAATTTGGATACAGGAATACTGAAGCCAACCTTCGCGCCTCCCTTTTGTTTGTTTCTCGCCCATGCCTGGCCACCATGCGCCTCGGCGATATATCTCACCAACGACAGCCCAATTCCTGAACCGCGAACTTGCCCTGTACTTCTGCTCCTAAAAAACCGCTCAAAAACACGCTTGATGTCTTCTTTGGGAATACCCGGCCCCTCGTCGGCCACGCTGAGCTGTAACATGCCAGCTTTGTAGCGCAAGCCAACGTCGACCGCTGTCCCACCACCGTATTTTGCCGCATTATCTAACAAATTGATCACCGCCAATAAGATAGCTTGGTGGTCAAAAGCCACGAGAGGAAGATCTTGTTCGATGGTTATGCGAATCTCAATGCCTTCTCGCTCGATGCGGTATCGAAAGGTTTCGACGGCATGCAACACGACCTCACCCAGATTGCCTTTACGCATTTCATAGCGCTGCTTGCCGCTCTCCAATGCGGAAAAATCCAAAACATTGTCGATAAGCGTGCTGAGACGCTCACTCTCCTTGCATATGATCTCCAGATACTGTCCGCGCTTCTCCTCAGAAGGGACTCGTCCTGCACGCAAAAGATCGGAAAACATTCGGACTATTGAGAGTGGTGTTTTAAGTTCATGCGATACGTTCGCTAAGAACTCGGTCTTGCGTATATTTAACTTTCGTTCTTTTTCCACCGCATAGAGCAAGAATGAAACGCCCATCACAACCACGGCAAAAGCGAAAAGCAAGAGCCCAACTTCATTGTAACGGCGCGTGCGACCTTTTGCTTGAAGTTGCGGGGCATGCTTCGGAGCGATTTGAAGCCGCCACGCATAGAGCGTCGTTGGAAAACGTCGACCTACAACATAGTCGCCGGCATCCGAAAGCGAAACGCCAAACATCCGACGATTGTTTGCATCCACCACATTGTACAAATGCTTGGAAGCTTCGCCTCTAAACAAGGCTGGAAAAAGATTACGGATCACGTAACCAAGGTCATGTTGAAGCACCAAGTAGTAGCGATGACCTTGAAGCCATCTCATTTCATAGGAAAGTAGATAGTATTTTCCTTTTACGTCTTTATGCAGATGTTGCAGCTGTTTTGTGTTCTTCAGATTGTTCGAAATCTCTGGCAACAAAGTGTTGTGGAAGACTTCCAAAAACTCGGTGCGATGCTTTTTTTGCCAGCACGGGTCACGAAGGCTACTTGTGACAGCGTGTCGTCAAGAATAATTGAGCGAACACTGGGCGCGCTCTGCTCCGCAAGAGGAACAAAGTCCTGTGTCAATGTATCAAGATGCTCCAACGATACGACGTCAAAAACCGTGTTATCCGCATCAATGATCTGTTTCTCAATACGATCGACTTTTTCTTGAACAAGTAAAAGAACCGATTGAGCAATCGAACGCTCACCCAGTTTTTCAAACTGCGATGCAGTGAGAATGGTGTAGTAACCCAAGATGCAAGCCGCGCCGACAATGGCCGGAAGAAAAATCCAATACAGTCTTTGACGGTTCATTGCTGCACTCAATTTCTCGCTTTAGTCACGTTCGGGGCGAGGTTGTCTCGACATTAAGGTCGCCGCAGCTTCCGATGGAGTTTTAGCTTCATACAAGGTTTTGTAAACTTCTGCGGTTATTGGCATATCAACTTTCTGCTGAAGACTAAGCTCATACGCGCTTTTTGCTGTGGGAAAGCCTTCCGCAACCATTTTCAGTTCATGCAGCGTATCAGCAAGCGAACGTCCTTGACCTAACGCTAGGCCCAAACGGCGATTCCTTGAAAGATCCCCGGTACACGTCAATAGCAAATCACCCATACCAGCCAAACCCGCGAAAGTAAGCGGGTGGGCGCCAAGCTTGACGCCGAGCCTGGAGATTTCTGCGAGACCACGGGTAATCATACCCGCACGCGTGTTATGACCCAACATGAGACCATCGGCGACGCCAATAGCAATCGCAATCACGTTTTTCAGAGCGCCAGCTATCTCCACGCCAATCACATC belongs to Myxococcales bacterium and includes:
- a CDS encoding HAMP domain-containing histidine kinase; translation: MRWLQGHRYYLVLQHDLGYVIRNLFPALFRGEASKHLYNVVDANNRRMFGVSLSDAGDYVVGRRFPTTLYAWRLQIAPKHAPQLQAKGRTRRYNEVGLLLFAFAVVVMGVSFLLYAVEKERKLNIRKTEFLANVSHELKTPLSIVRMFSDLLRAGRVPSEEKRGQYLEIICKESERLSTLIDNVLDFSALESGKQRYEMRKGNLGEVVLHAVETFRYRIEREGIEIRITIEQDLPLVAFDHQAILLAVINLLDNAAKYGGGTAVDVGLRYKAGMLQLSVADEGPGIPKEDIKRVFERFFRSRSTGQVRGSGIGLSLVRYIAEAHGGQAWARNKQKGGAKVGFSIPVSKLDAQEWH
- a CDS encoding DbpA RNA binding domain-containing protein is translated as MYLISGKNRTADLVSLLEVENPDTAIIFCKTKAETEQVAKELQRLGFNADWINGDLPQRDREAVLGKSRTGELRFLVATDVAARGIDISHITHVINYNFPESTEQYVHRAGRTGRAGRTGAALSLIGPTDIGHLYYLRLQYKIFPVERSLPTQREWKTRKELDRLDLVDALTQVPIKEIDRAVASRILNHPESLRYVSAMVASLFGGMEQDVDEMARGSRIERVAAPSKEAQESNPNVRQRENATSGKKEHNRNSDEVKRRESPKVVHVHDEQNTLLYLNVGKRDGFDVKKVLTLLKEHVDLPAAEKLQIKLRDRYSFIELPASLSDSVIESLNGLAFGDLSLKIEVAKKV
- a CDS encoding response regulator transcription factor yields the protein MTVTKQSQAKAKVLLVEDDPSLALGLCDSLQFEGYQVVHAKTGQEGVSEATRSRPDCVILDLMLPDINGFMVCEKIRAIDHTVPIVMLTARSDEIDKIRGLDAGADDYVTKPFSIGELVARIRAIMRRVQGRVDAIHEIVIGDVLIDPQAHTLTRGDDIEHLSYYEASLLALLEQFRGEPLSRDEILEKVWGIHAGPNNRTVDNCIVKLRKKLEPCPDRPSFLLTVHGVGYKLVKDVEVKENKGE
- a CDS encoding alpha/beta hydrolase, whose amino-acid sequence is MFGHDVAAKLLGWQRTFIFPKHLAPAKEQRPDPGYDVERWYREEGQLSVEAWFAPCHHRAEEKLPLVVFAHGNAELIDQWLEPLDWYRNNGFHLFLPEYRGYGRSTGKATEANILSDMVYFLEKLKKDPRIDASRILFHGRSLGGGVVCALAEVVPPAAMVVQSTFTSIPNVVRKFLVPSWLVLDRFDNQTRLESLDLPVLIVHGTKDKLIPFSHAQRLKRCVKKGKLIAYDADHNDCPPNWQEFWVELAAFVADNVSSKG